From the genome of Verrucomicrobiia bacterium, one region includes:
- a CDS encoding phosphatidylserine decarboxylase, with amino-acid sequence MKHSGRASSAALKLILWTLVALIAIFVIGLIAKFVSSIIAALAVALIVLWLLFVLFTLYFFRDPNPRVPEGPGLIVAPAHGKIDIIDQINEPLFIGGPCQRISIFLSVFDVHVQNAPVAGRLGFYRYTTGQFLNALKAESATHNENALLGFHSTERPGVKIGVRLLAGLIARRIIPFAVEGDTVARGERISLIQFGSRTDLYLPLNAKIKVKLGDRAVGGETILATFE; translated from the coding sequence ATGAAACATTCGGGTAGAGCGAGCAGTGCGGCCCTTAAATTGATACTCTGGACTCTGGTTGCGCTCATCGCCATTTTTGTGATCGGCCTCATCGCCAAGTTTGTCAGTTCCATTATCGCCGCCCTGGCTGTGGCCTTGATCGTTTTATGGCTTCTGTTCGTCCTTTTCACGCTCTACTTCTTTCGCGATCCCAACCCGCGCGTGCCCGAAGGCCCCGGCCTCATCGTCGCGCCCGCCCACGGCAAGATTGATATCATTGACCAAATCAACGAGCCTTTGTTCATCGGCGGACCGTGCCAGCGCATTTCCATTTTTCTTTCGGTCTTCGATGTTCATGTGCAAAACGCCCCCGTTGCCGGGCGGCTCGGTTTCTATCGCTACACCACCGGCCAATTCCTCAACGCCCTCAAGGCCGAGTCGGCCACGCATAACGAAAATGCCCTGCTGGGTTTTCATTCCACCGAACGTCCCGGTGTAAAAATTGGCGTGCGCCTCCTCGCCGGCCTCATCGCGCGGCGCATCATTCCCTTCGCCGTCGAAGGCGATACCGTCGCGCGCGGCGAACGCATCAGCCTGATTCAATTCGGCTCGCGCACCGACCTTTACCTGCCGCTCAACGCGAAGATCAAAGTCAAGCTGGGCGACCGCGCCGTCGGCGGCGAAACCATCCTGGCCACCTTCGAATAA
- the pssA gene encoding CDP-diacylglycerol--serine O-phosphatidyltransferase, with protein sequence MATAQLNPEPPPPKLKIYFLPNLLTAANLFCGYLALTKIVNVDQNDIALGKFQQIYNALGLILLACIFDLFDGRVARMGGRESPFGREFDSLADLISFGAAPAFLIHRIVLRYVFRDHEEIGWFIASIYLICGAFRLARFNCLAVMAGNSGSKDFLGFPIPSAAGLVASLTLLMMKIYDKDFANGRWQYFLPVLMLFLSWMMVSEVKYPSFKGLDFKATRTFTKTLIGILLIGAIVILQDKILVIVLPIFFTAYLIYGFVRPHISQKIRAEIEEEEESPDDSTAV encoded by the coding sequence ATGGCGACCGCCCAACTCAACCCCGAGCCCCCGCCACCCAAGCTCAAGATTTATTTCCTGCCCAACCTGCTCACCGCCGCCAATCTTTTTTGCGGCTACCTCGCGCTCACGAAAATCGTGAACGTGGACCAAAACGACATCGCTCTCGGAAAATTTCAGCAAATCTACAACGCCCTCGGCCTCATCCTGCTCGCCTGCATCTTTGATTTGTTCGATGGCCGCGTCGCGCGCATGGGCGGGCGCGAAAGCCCCTTTGGCCGCGAGTTTGATTCCCTCGCCGACCTGATTTCCTTCGGCGCGGCCCCCGCGTTTCTCATCCATCGCATCGTATTGCGATATGTTTTTCGTGACCACGAGGAAATCGGCTGGTTCATCGCGTCCATTTATTTGATCTGTGGCGCGTTCCGGCTGGCTCGCTTTAATTGCCTCGCCGTGATGGCCGGCAATAGCGGCAGCAAAGACTTCCTCGGCTTCCCGATTCCCTCGGCGGCTGGCCTCGTGGCATCCCTGACCCTGCTCATGATGAAAATCTACGACAAGGATTTCGCCAATGGCCGCTGGCAATATTTTCTTCCCGTGCTGATGCTTTTTCTCTCGTGGATGATGGTGAGCGAGGTGAAATACCCGTCCTTCAAAGGCCTCGATTTCAAGGCCACCCGAACTTTTACCAAAACCCTCATCGGCATTCTCCTCATCGGCGCGATCGTGATTCTCCAGGACAAAATCCTCGTCATCGTCCTGCCCATCTTTTTCACGGCGTATTTGATCTATGGTTTTGTGCGCCCGCACATTTCCCAAAAGATCCGCGCCGAAATCGAGGAAGAGGAAGAATCTCCGGACGACTCGACAGCCGTATGA
- a CDS encoding LysE family transporter, with amino-acid sequence MQDYPSIAIAFITGFLSGLLLSIPIGPVNLTIINEGARRGFRFGVLVGLGASTMEIIYCSIAFTGFASFFMHGFVKAVMEVFSFAFLIVLGTKFLLAQSVPHAGAVEQRLEKRFHPHSAYMTGFLRVLGNPGVLIFWIILSANFVSRDWVPPQLDTKTACIAGVALGTNLWFCCISHAVSRGHKKFSEQTLLRMERGSGLGLLILGLIHGCQLVWQLTRARHQI; translated from the coding sequence ATGCAGGACTATCCCTCCATCGCCATCGCCTTCATCACCGGCTTTTTGAGCGGGCTGCTGCTTTCCATTCCCATCGGCCCTGTCAACCTGACCATCATCAACGAAGGCGCCCGCCGTGGATTCCGTTTTGGCGTGCTGGTCGGCCTGGGTGCTTCGACGATGGAGATCATCTACTGTTCGATCGCCTTCACCGGCTTCGCCAGTTTCTTCATGCACGGATTTGTGAAAGCCGTGATGGAAGTTTTCAGCTTCGCTTTCCTGATCGTCCTCGGCACCAAATTTCTCCTCGCTCAATCCGTCCCGCACGCCGGCGCGGTGGAGCAACGGCTGGAAAAAAGATTTCACCCTCACTCCGCCTACATGACCGGTTTCCTGCGCGTGCTGGGAAATCCCGGCGTGCTGATTTTCTGGATCATCCTCAGCGCGAATTTTGTCTCGCGAGATTGGGTTCCGCCCCAGTTGGACACCAAAACCGCCTGCATCGCCGGCGTGGCGCTCGGAACCAACCTCTGGTTCTGCTGCATCAGCCACGCGGTTTCGCGGGGCCACAAAAAATTCAGCGAACAAACCCTCCTGCGCATGGAACGCGGCTCCGGCCTCGGCCTGCTCATCCTCGGCCTCATCCACGGCTGCCAGCTCGTCTGGCAACTCACCCGCGCGCGCCATCAAATATAA
- a CDS encoding cytochrome c gives MKSSKLFATIFLAAAMTPFAAYSAPTFNADIAPIIYQNCSSCHRPGEAAPFSLLSYHDAVRKARMIAKLTGSRTMPPWKAQAASYEYRDDRRLTDAQIALIQEWVAAGTPEGSGTAPEPPKFTSGWQLGEPDLIVEMPKGFHIPADGPDIYRNIPVPLGLTEDKWVTAIAMRPSARAVVHHVLYFADPNGHAHERPQQGDEPGFSGMRSGASVSLGGWAVGAQPHQLPYGLALRLPKGSDLVVQYHFHPDGKPEVEKSQVGFYFAKQPPTRTLASIQMPPHYSLFSGLDIPPGEKDFVIRDTYTLPVAIDGVGIGAHAHYLATVMKMTATLPGGDVKTLLNITDWDFAWQDRYYFKDLVALPQGTKLDVEIHWDNSAENPHNPSIPPVRVTWGEESKDEMGTITLIAVPHDEADSAKLHQDVNQRARMMAHEKMQSDPQLAKKVMKMLAE, from the coding sequence ATGAAAAGTTCAAAATTGTTTGCCACGATTTTTCTGGCGGCGGCCATGACACCGTTCGCGGCTTATTCCGCGCCGACTTTCAACGCGGACATCGCGCCGATCATTTATCAAAATTGTTCGTCGTGCCATCGCCCGGGCGAGGCCGCGCCATTTTCATTGTTGTCCTACCATGACGCGGTGCGCAAGGCGCGCATGATTGCCAAGCTCACCGGTTCGCGCACGATGCCGCCGTGGAAGGCGCAGGCGGCTTCTTACGAATATCGTGATGATCGCCGATTGACGGATGCGCAAATCGCGCTCATCCAGGAATGGGTCGCCGCGGGCACGCCGGAAGGTTCCGGCACGGCGCCCGAGCCGCCGAAATTCACGTCGGGCTGGCAACTGGGCGAACCGGATTTGATTGTGGAGATGCCCAAAGGTTTTCACATTCCCGCGGACGGCCCGGATATTTATCGTAACATTCCCGTGCCGCTGGGCTTGACGGAAGACAAGTGGGTTACGGCGATTGCCATGCGGCCCTCGGCGCGCGCGGTGGTGCATCATGTTCTTTATTTTGCCGACCCCAACGGGCACGCGCATGAGCGTCCGCAGCAAGGAGACGAACCGGGATTCAGCGGCATGCGCAGCGGCGCGAGCGTTTCGTTGGGCGGCTGGGCGGTCGGGGCGCAACCTCATCAGTTGCCGTACGGCTTGGCGCTTCGTTTGCCCAAAGGTTCTGATCTCGTGGTGCAATATCATTTTCATCCGGACGGCAAACCGGAGGTGGAGAAATCGCAGGTCGGTTTTTATTTTGCGAAGCAGCCGCCGACGCGGACACTCGCATCCATCCAAATGCCGCCGCATTATTCGCTGTTTTCCGGGCTCGATATTCCGCCGGGCGAAAAGGATTTTGTGATTCGCGATACTTACACGCTGCCGGTGGCGATTGACGGTGTGGGCATCGGCGCGCACGCGCATTATCTCGCCACGGTGATGAAAATGACGGCGACGCTGCCCGGTGGCGACGTGAAGACGCTGTTGAATATCACGGACTGGGATTTCGCGTGGCAGGACCGTTATTATTTCAAGGACCTGGTTGCGCTGCCGCAAGGGACGAAGCTGGACGTGGAAATCCATTGGGATAACTCGGCGGAAAATCCGCACAACCCGTCCATCCCGCCGGTGCGGGTGACGTGGGGCGAAGAATCGAAGGATGAAATGGGAACGATCACGTTGATCGCGGTGCCGCATGACGAGGCGGACTCAGCCAAGCTGCATCAAGACGTAAATCAACGCGCGCGAATGATGGCGCATGAAAAAATGCAGTCCGATCCGCAGCTTGCGAAAAAAGTGATGAAGATGCTGGCGGAATGA
- a CDS encoding endonuclease/exonuclease/phosphatase family protein, translating into MRRAFSILTVALLGMASAFAEPVRVTTWNLRPNISGGTNEWSPKVRAGQIAEAADALKKLKPDVIVLQQMADWKACDELAQALLPEKYQVVICSAFRDPRTKAPRKQVAILSHAKAYISWTEPWQTNGAPGGYAFAAIRVGGKNTGIFSIQLSGDNDADLRGGAEKSAREESARELIKQIAALQNWTTNRLDALVVAGDFNTAMDDADSSREKTLPMLAGFGFENALAAVPREQRVTLPGTRERADATVDYLFTRNAGRVSAPLFSQVALSEHAAVTCDLDSGSPAAPIVTQAPVAAPVSKVVPTASSFTTNSSAIVKPASTPVVMATIPANRPQWLWPAVAFIAGGGLLFLLMRWRGRRSRRLLAAPQQPPFVHIAIDGGTQTQLQISPPASRGMALPEDVRAGVSAQFAHWLKQKFVQRLVSDRAQLLETQQAAALKVLAVDERLAKIERQIAERNREYEERIDDLLKELTNAREENRELIRAKIALIKTEMEKERAKAERFAREHSERDANF; encoded by the coding sequence ATGCGCCGAGCATTTTCCATTTTGACGGTTGCGTTGCTGGGCATGGCCAGCGCCTTCGCCGAACCCGTGCGCGTCACTACGTGGAACCTGCGTCCCAATATTTCCGGTGGCACGAATGAATGGTCGCCCAAAGTCCGCGCGGGTCAAATCGCCGAAGCCGCCGATGCGCTCAAGAAATTAAAACCGGACGTCATCGTCCTGCAACAAATGGCCGATTGGAAGGCGTGCGATGAATTGGCGCAAGCGTTACTGCCGGAGAAGTATCAAGTGGTGATTTGCTCGGCGTTTCGCGATCCGCGCACGAAAGCTCCGCGAAAACAGGTGGCGATTTTGTCGCACGCGAAAGCGTATATCTCGTGGACGGAACCGTGGCAAACCAACGGCGCGCCGGGCGGCTACGCTTTCGCGGCAATACGTGTTGGCGGAAAAAACACGGGAATTTTTTCGATTCAACTGAGTGGCGACAACGACGCCGATCTGCGCGGCGGCGCAGAAAAATCGGCGCGTGAGGAATCCGCGCGTGAATTGATCAAGCAGATCGCCGCGCTGCAAAACTGGACGACGAATCGCCTGGATGCGCTGGTGGTCGCGGGAGATTTCAACACAGCGATGGACGATGCGGATTCGTCGCGCGAAAAAACTTTGCCGATGCTCGCCGGTTTCGGTTTTGAAAACGCGCTGGCCGCTGTGCCGCGCGAACAACGCGTCACGCTGCCGGGAACGCGCGAGCGGGCGGATGCCACTGTGGATTATCTTTTCACGCGCAATGCGGGAAGGGTAAGCGCGCCGCTGTTTTCGCAAGTTGCGCTTTCCGAACACGCGGCGGTGACTTGCGATTTGGATTCTGGTTCGCCGGCGGCTCCAATCGTCACACAAGCACCGGTGGCTGCGCCGGTTTCCAAAGTGGTTCCGACCGCGTCGAGCTTCACCACGAATTCTTCCGCGATTGTGAAACCGGCATCAACGCCAGTGGTGATGGCGACTATTCCCGCGAACCGTCCACAATGGTTGTGGCCGGCGGTGGCGTTTATTGCGGGCGGCGGTTTGCTTTTCCTGCTGATGCGCTGGCGTGGACGCCGGTCGCGCCGATTGCTGGCCGCGCCGCAGCAACCGCCGTTCGTGCATATCGCCATTGATGGCGGCACGCAAACACAACTGCAAATTTCACCGCCCGCTTCGCGCGGCATGGCGCTGCCCGAAGACGTGCGCGCGGGAGTCTCCGCGCAGTTCGCGCATTGGCTCAAGCAAAAGTTCGTGCAGCGGTTGGTGTCGGACCGCGCGCAGTTGCTCGAGACGCAGCAAGCCGCCGCGTTGAAAGTGCTGGCCGTGGACGAGCGGCTGGCGAAAATCGAACGTCAAATTGCGGAGCGCAACCGGGAATATGAAGAGCGCATTGACGACCTGTTGAAGGAATTGACGAATGCGCGCGAGGAAAACCGGGAGTTGATCCGCGCGAAGATCGCGTTGATCAAAACGGAGATGGAGAAGGAACGCGCGAAGGCGGAGCGATTCGCCCGGGAACATTCGGAGCGGGACGCGAATTTTTAA
- a CDS encoding NAD+ synthase translates to MKVALAQINTTVGDLAGNEAKILAAYQRGVAAGVDLVMFPELTITGYPPRDLLLKRSFIAGNLTVLNRLAAASGKTAMLIGFVGENKNRPGREVANCTALLQDGGIVATRTKMLLPTYDVFDEDRYFEPATGNLPVTFNGQKIGLTICEDIWNDEDFWPDRRYQHNPPVELASAGSRVIFNISASPWCVHKERTRREMLRRMALKAKCPVIFCNQIGGNDELIFDGDSLAYNAAGELIAQAKMFTEDFVVVDTDATVAVKRAEISDEENIYHALVLGLRDYLHKCGFKSAVLGLSGGIDSALVACLAVEALGKENVRGISLPSQFSSQGSLDDARILAEKLGIPYEVISIQPAFEAAKQQLQPAFAGLREDTTEENIQARLRGVILMALSNKFGSLLLTTGNKSELAVGYCTLYGDMCGGLAVISDVPKTMVYRLARWINREREIIPESSITKAPSAELRPNQTDQDSLPPYEALDAILDAYVVQGKSLSEIVSSGADEATVKRIIRLIDFNEYKRRQAAPGLKVTSKAFGVGRRIPIAQKFQIV, encoded by the coding sequence ATGAAAGTAGCACTGGCACAAATCAACACGACGGTGGGCGACCTCGCGGGCAACGAAGCGAAAATCCTCGCCGCGTATCAGCGCGGCGTCGCGGCGGGCGTGGACCTGGTGATGTTTCCCGAATTGACGATCACTGGTTATCCGCCGCGCGACCTTTTGCTCAAGCGAAGTTTTATCGCCGGGAACCTCACCGTCCTCAATCGCCTCGCCGCCGCTTCCGGCAAGACCGCGATGCTCATCGGATTCGTCGGTGAAAATAAAAACCGTCCCGGTCGTGAAGTCGCGAACTGCACCGCGCTCTTGCAGGACGGAGGCATCGTCGCCACGCGCACAAAAATGTTGCTGCCGACATACGATGTCTTCGACGAAGATCGTTATTTTGAGCCTGCGACGGGTAATTTGCCGGTGACTTTCAACGGCCAAAAAATCGGGCTGACGATTTGCGAGGATATCTGGAACGACGAAGATTTCTGGCCGGACCGGCGTTATCAGCATAACCCTCCGGTCGAACTCGCGTCAGCGGGCTCGCGGGTGATTTTCAATATTTCGGCCTCGCCGTGGTGCGTGCACAAGGAACGCACGCGGCGCGAAATGCTGCGGCGCATGGCGCTCAAGGCGAAGTGCCCGGTGATTTTTTGCAACCAGATCGGCGGAAATGACGAACTGATTTTCGATGGCGACAGCCTGGCCTACAACGCGGCCGGAGAATTGATCGCACAGGCAAAAATGTTTACCGAAGATTTTGTCGTGGTGGACACGGACGCCACGGTTGCGGTGAAACGCGCCGAAATCTCGGACGAGGAAAATATTTATCACGCGCTCGTGCTCGGCTTGCGCGATTACCTGCACAAGTGCGGTTTCAAATCGGCGGTGCTGGGTTTGAGCGGTGGAATTGATTCGGCGCTGGTGGCGTGCCTGGCGGTCGAAGCGCTGGGCAAAGAAAATGTGCGCGGCATTTCGCTGCCTTCGCAATTTTCTTCACAGGGAAGCTTGGACGATGCGCGCATCCTCGCGGAAAAATTAGGCATTCCTTACGAAGTAATTTCGATCCAGCCTGCGTTTGAAGCCGCGAAACAGCAGTTGCAACCCGCCTTTGCCGGCTTGCGTGAAGATACGACCGAAGAAAATATCCAGGCGCGTTTGCGTGGCGTGATCCTGATGGCGCTCTCGAATAAATTCGGTTCGCTGCTGCTGACGACCGGCAACAAAAGCGAACTCGCAGTCGGTTATTGCACGCTTTACGGTGACATGTGCGGCGGGCTGGCGGTGATCAGCGACGTGCCGAAGACGATGGTCTATCGGCTGGCGCGCTGGATCAATCGCGAGCGCGAAATCATTCCTGAATCGTCCATCACCAAGGCGCCGTCGGCGGAGTTGCGCCCGAACCAGACCGACCAGGATTCATTGCCGCCTTACGAAGCGCTGGACGCGATTCTCGATGCCTATGTCGTGCAGGGAAAATCGCTTTCGGAAATCGTGAGCAGCGGCGCGGATGAAGCCACCGTCAAGCGCATCATCCGCCTGATAGATTTCAACGAATACAAACGCCGCCAGGCCGCGCCCGGTTTGAAGGTGACGAGCAAGGCGTTCGGCGTAGGCCGGCGCATCCCCATCGCGCAGAAATTTCAGATCGTGTGA
- a CDS encoding discoidin domain-containing protein, which produces MNYFITTRVKTFTLRIALLAVICSAPAIARADDAKEQLMLTLPAPTLKGTPEDLPKNSTIEPIPDKPPVFMIPKGAKNVALGKTVTSSTAPYPGESLSQITDGKKEAIDADAVEMKKGVQWIQVDLGADYNIYAIALWHDHRYVQVMHDVIVQVSDDPEFKTGVTTLFNNDKDNVAQQGVGTDREYFETHMGKIIDGKGTKGRYVRGYTKGSTNGAMNCWQELEVYGLPAK; this is translated from the coding sequence ATGAACTATTTTATTACGACCCGCGTGAAAACCTTCACTTTACGCATCGCTTTGCTCGCGGTGATTTGTTCCGCGCCCGCCATTGCTCGCGCTGACGACGCCAAGGAACAACTGATGCTCACACTGCCCGCGCCGACGCTCAAAGGCACGCCGGAAGATCTTCCCAAAAACTCGACCATCGAACCCATTCCCGACAAGCCGCCAGTGTTCATGATCCCCAAAGGCGCGAAAAATGTCGCCCTCGGCAAAACGGTGACGAGCAGCACCGCTCCGTATCCCGGCGAATCCCTGAGCCAGATCACCGACGGCAAGAAAGAGGCGATTGATGCCGACGCCGTCGAAATGAAAAAGGGTGTGCAATGGATCCAGGTGGATCTCGGCGCAGACTATAATATCTACGCCATCGCGTTGTGGCACGATCATCGTTATGTCCAGGTGATGCACGACGTGATTGTGCAGGTTTCGGATGATCCCGAATTCAAGACCGGCGTGACCACCCTTTTTAACAACGACAAGGATAACGTCGCGCAGCAGGGCGTCGGCACTGACCGCGAATATTTTGAGACGCACATGGGCAAGATCATTGACGGCAAAGGCACGAAGGGGCGCTACGTCCGCGGTTACACCAAGGGCAGCACCAACGGCGCGATGAATTGCTGGCAGGAACTGGAAGTGTACGGTTTGCCCGCGAAGTAA